In the genome of Podarcis raffonei isolate rPodRaf1 chromosome 17, rPodRaf1.pri, whole genome shotgun sequence, one region contains:
- the ZNF462 gene encoding zinc finger protein 462 isoform X6 produces MEVLQCDGCDFRAPSYEDLKAHIQDVHTAFLQPTDVAEETPSQSRFSSMNSNDQAEVEYSSVKDEFGITDEIAGQNAAQLGTGNYYSHSQSYYGQHMLSKPASKFFQCKFCVRYFRSKNLLIEHTRKVHGAQAGGSPAGSPGTSSLNYNIMMHEGFGKVFSCQFCTYKSPRRARIIKHQKMYHKNSLKESSTPPAASAAISESASTSVPVQDSCKELPAEVVERSILESMVKPLTKSRGNFCCEWCSYQTPRRERWCDHMMKKHRSMVKILSSLRQQQDGTNMPDVSSKGPPSPTPNTNYIPMNASGREMPNANLPNYRGSMNNSLVRSNISTSSKFSSVSYPHMKHKAPHNSGIVNLSDRSRYAMADMANSSADMDTNSMLNDSSSDDELNELDSENGLNSMDHQTSGLTAEQLMGSEGHKLLETKGIPFRRFMNRFQCPFCPFLTMHRRSISRHIENIHLSGKTAVYKCDECPFTCKSSFKLGAHKQCHTGAASDWDAVNSQTESIASSLNESTVSYEGGNINGRKSGGLMDSMGQQQQQSPQSNSQHPYKCTMCNYSTTTLKGLRVHQQHKHSFCDNLPKYDGPSSNTPQDSEPDAHASPSTVKKSQTSILGLSSKNNFVAKASRKMSSDFPLDLSPVKKRTRIDEIASNLQSKISQNKQQEDAVINVEEEEEEEDDNEVEIEVELDKEEEQGEPLMEIATFASQQMWGRDTIESQKEPNYRSIGHDYNSTNGAEIELTISEDEEDYYCSSIGLKDQGLNSSALGSQSSIYGSDQNNENSDYGDSGRLYYCKHCDFSNKSARSVSTHYQRMHPYIKFSFRYILDPNDHSAVYRCLECYIDYTNFEDLQQHYGEHHPEAMNVLNFDHSDLIYRCRFCSYTSPNVRSLMPHYQRMHPTVKINNAMIFSSYVVEQQEGLSSESQTLREILNSAPKSLASPAPVARGTGVPAAFNKNSPKSNSPESESQKESSVNSVVVYDCDVCSFASPNMHSVLVHYQKKHPEEKASYFRIQKTMRVVSVERGSALAQMAYELGSPISPKMSNMASQLPPPPPPDLTTELYYCKHCSYSNRSVVGVLVHYQKRHPEIKVTAKYIRQAPPTAAMMRSGEIPPGVPRPPASMQQLNRGNSESAASENEMFFCQHCDYGNRTVKGVLIHYQKKHRDFKANADVIRQHTATIRSLCDRGQKNSPGGMQTPASNAEREKAKLRALKCRQCSYTSPYFYALRKHIKKDHPSLKATVTSILRWAFLDGLIEAGYHCEWCIYSHAEPSGLLVHYQRRHPEHYVDYTYMATKLWAGPDPSPPALLIPSEMKTYKCRDCIFEASSIWDITNHYQAFHPWAMNGDESVLLDIIKEKDAADKAIPASNDAGARVNSEGQMAAPHVDQDAEYAEDTNLVQDKAIQLTSANPAISSTPYQCTVCQSEYNNLHGLLTHYGKKHPGMKVKAADFAQDIDINPGAVYKCRHCPYINTRIHGVLTHYQKRHPLVKVTAEDFVHDVEQPNDMNQNEVEETSRIFKQGYGAYRCKLCPYTHGTLEKLKIHYEKYHNQPEFDVFAQSPPKLPASVEPEVVAEIKPSPEISPEEIIGDDSVPPSHFSSSHLVSHTVFRCQLCKYFCSTRKGIARHYRIKHNNVRAQPEGKNNLFKCALCSYTNPIRKGLAAHYQKRHDIDAYYTHCLAASRTVSDKPNKVIIPSPPKEDSPQLSEELRRAVEKKKCSLCSFQSFSKKGIVSHYMKRHPGVFPKKQHASKLGGYFTAVYADEYERPQALPEERNELEKPEVEVEAPEMEWLPFRCVKCFKLSFSTAELLCLHYTDHHSKDLKRDFAILGSGPRFQNPIFQCRHCDSKLHSTAELTSHLNSHNEEFQKRAKRQERRKQLLSKQKYADGAFVDFKQERPFGNVEEVSKLKERKVVGYKCKFCVEVHPTLRAICNHLRKHVQYGNGSSVSAAVKQEAEDPSNAAFLEGVEGPKDPGSVSTVELAEAESGPSLEDETRPGGYHCSQCDRVLMSMQGLRSHERSHLALAMFTREDKYSCQYCSFVSAFRHKTL; encoded by the exons ATGGAGGTGCTGCAGTGTGATGGCTGTGACTTTCGAGCGCCATCCTACGAAGATCTTAAAGCTCACATTCAGGATGTTCACACGGCGTTTTTGCAACCCACAGATGTCGCTGAGGAAACTCCTAGCCAGTCAAGGTTTAGCTCTATGAATAGCAATGACCAGGCTGAGGTGGAATATTCTTCTGTAAAAGATGAATTTGGAATTACGGATGAGATAGCAG gACAAAATGCAGCTCAGCTGGGGACTGGAAATTATTACAGCCATAGCCAGAGTTATTATGGCCAGCATATGCTCTCCAAGCCAGCAAGCAAGTTTTTCCAGTGCAAATTCTGTGTGCGTTATTTCAGATCCAAAAACCTACTCATAGAGCATACGCGGAAAGTGCATGGCGCTCAGGCGGGAGGATCTCCAGCTGGATCGCCCGGTACTAGCTCCTTAAATTACAACATTATGATGCACGAGGGCTTTGGTAAGGTTTTTTCTTGCCAGTTCTGCACCTACAAATCTCCGAGGCGTGCGAGGATTATTAAGCACCAGAAGATGTACCACAAAAACAGCCTGAAGGAGAGCTCCACCCCTCCCGCCGCTTCAGCTGCTATATCTGAATCGGCATCGACATCCGTGCCAGTACAGGACTCTTGCAAGGAACTCCCAGCCGAAGTTGTAGAACGCAGTATTTTGGAGTCTATGGTCAAGCCTTTGACTAAGTCGAGAGGGAACTTCTGCTGCGAATGGTGTAGCTACCAGACGCCCCGAAGGGAACGCTGGTGCGACCATATGATGAAAAAGCATCGCAGCATGGTGAAAATACTGTCAAGCCTGAGGCAGCAACAGGACGGGACCAACATGCCAGACGTATCAAGCAAGGGTCCACCAAGCCCCACTCCAAACACCAACTACATCCCTATGAATGCCTCTGGGCGGGAGATGCCGAACGCAAACCTCCCAAACTACAGAGGCTCTATGAACAATTCTCTTGTCAGGTCCAACATTTCTACTTCTTCAAAGTTTTCTTCTGTTTCCTACCCTCACATGAAACACAAAGCACCTCACAACTCTGGCATTGTTAATTTGTCGGACAGGTCTCGCTACGCGATGGCCGACATGGCAAATTCTTCCGCCGATATGGATACAAACAGTATGCTCAATGACTCCAGTTCTGACGATGAACTAAACGAACTAGACAGTGAAAATGGGTTGAACTCCATGGATCACCAAACCTCAGGGCTAACTGCAGAGCAACTGATGGGGTCTGAGGGCCACAAGTTACTGGAAACAAAGGGGATCCCCTTTAGGAGGTTTATGAACAGATTCCAGTGCCCCTTCTGCCCTTTCCTTACCATGCATCGGCGGAGCATTTCCCGCCATATTGAAAACATCCATCTGTCTGGAAAGacagcagtatacaaatgtgatGAATGTCCATTTACTTGCAAGAGCTCATTCAAACTCGGAGCTCATAAACAGTGTCATACCGGTGCAGCGTCCGACTGGGATGCAGTGAATTCCCAAACAGAAAGCATAGCTTCTTCGCTAAATGAAAGCACAGTATCCTATGAAGGGGGCAATATAAATGGCAGGAAGTCCGGCGGGTTAATGGATTCcatggggcagcagcagcaacaatctcCACAGTCCAACTCGCAGCATCCATACAAGTGTACCATGTGCAATTATTCCACAACTACTTTGAAAGGTCTCCGGGTTCATCAGCAACACAAGCACTCGTTTTGCGACAACTTGCCAAAATACGACGGCCCATCCTCAAATACTCCACAAGACAGTGAGCCTGATGCTCACGCCTCTCCCAGCACCGTGAAGAAAAGTCAGACCTCAATTCTTGGGCTGTCTTCTAAAAACAACTTCGTAGCTAAAGCCTCTCGGAAGATGTCCAGTGACTTTCCCCTCGATCTTTCACCAGTGAAGAAGAGAACTAGGATTGATGAGATAGCTAGCAATTTGCAAAGCAAAATCAGTCAAAACAAGCAACAGGAAGATGCAGTGATTAacgtagaggaggaggaggaggaagaagacgacAATGAAGTGGAGATAGAAGTtgagctggacaaggaagaagaACAAGGAGAGCCGTTGATGGAAATTGCAACATTTGCTTCCCAACAAATGTGGGGAAGAGATACCATCGAGTCTCAGAAAGAGCCCAACTACAGGAGCATTGGCCATGATTACAATTCCACCAATGGGGCAGAAATTGAGCTAACTATATCTGAGGATGAAGAGGACTATTACTGTTCTTCAATTGGCTTGAAAGACCAAGGTCTGAATTCATCTGCTTTGGGCAGCCAGTCCAGTATATATGGATCTGACCAAAACAATGAAAATTCTGATTATGGTGACTCCGGAAGGCTTTACTATTGTAAACACTGTGACTTCAGCAACAAGTCCGCCAGGAGTGTTAGCACTCATTATCAACGGATGCATCCATACATTAAATTCAGCTTTAGGTATATACTGGATCCCAATGATCACAGTGCGGTGTACAGGTGTCTCGAATGTTACATTGATTATACAAACTTTGAAGACCTGCAGCAGCACTATGGGGAGCACCACCCTGAAGCCATGAATGTACTAAATTTTGATCATTCCGATTTGATCTACCGCTGCCGTTTCTGCTCTTACACCAGCCCGAATGTTAGGAGCCTGATGCCACATTACCAAAGAATGCACCCAACAGTTAAAATTAACAATGCCATGATATTCTCTAGCTATGTGGTTGAACAGCAAGAGGGCTTAAGTTCAGAGTCGCAGACTCTCAGAGAGATCTTGAACTCCGCTCCGAAAAGCCTGGCCTCTCCAGCTCCCGTCGCCCGTGGGACTGGCGTACCTGCTGCTTTTAACAAGAATTCTCCGAAGAGTAATAGcccagaatctgaaagccagaaggaGTCATCAGTAAACAGCGTTGTGGTTTATGATTGTGACGTCTGCTCATTTGCAAGTCCCAACATGCATTCTGTCTTAGTTCATTACCAGAAGAAACACCCTGAAGAGAAAGCTTCGTACTTCAGGATTCAGAAGACGATGCGTGTTGTGTCTGTTGAGAGGGGCTCTGCCCTGGCTCAGATGGCTTATGAATTGGGATCGCCCATCTCCCCCAAAATGTCCAATATGGCTTCACAACTGCCACCTCCACCACCTCCAGACCTTACGACCGAGCTTTACTACTGCAAACATTGCTCTTACAGCAACCGCTCAGTGGTTGGCGTGCTTGTGCATTACCAGAAAAGGCACCCAGAAATAAAAGTGACTGCAAAATACATTAGGCAGGCACCTCCCACTGCAGCAATGATGAGATCTGGAGAGATCCCTCCTGGTGTTCCCAGGCCACCAGCATCTATGCAACAGCTTAACCGGGGCAACTCTGAGAGTGCCGCCTCGGAGAATGAGATGTTCTTCTGCCAGCACTGTGATTATGGAAACCGGACTGTGAAAGGCGTGCTCATACATTACCAAAAGAAGCACCGCGATTTCAAAGCCAATGCAGATGTAATTAGGCAGCACACAGCCACAATCAGGAGCCTTTGTGATCGTGGCCAGAAAAACTCCCCCGGCGGCATGCAGACTCCCGCTTCCAACGCCGAGCGAGAGAAGGCTAAGCTGAGAGCTCTCAAGTGCAGGCAGTGTTCTTACACCTCTCCTTATTTCTACGCACTTAGGAAGCACATTAAAAAGGACCACCCGAGCTTGAAGGCCACAGTCACCTCTATTTTGCGATGGGCGTTTTTGGATGGCTTAATAGAAGCCGGGTATCATTGTGAGTGGTGCATCTATTCTCACGCCGAACCCAGCGGCTTGCTTGTGCATTACCAAAGGCGACATCCTGAGCATTATGTTGACTATACGTATATGGCGACCAAGCTCTGGGCAGGGCCAGATCCTTCGCCTCCAGCCTTACTGATCCCATCAGAGATGAAAACATATAAATGCAGAGACTGCATTTTTGAAGCATCTTCCATTTGGGACATTACTAATCACTACCAAGCTTTTCATCCCTGGGCTATGAATGGAGATGAATCTGTATTACTAGATATTATCAAGGAGAAAGATGCAGCCGATAAAGCCATCCCAGCATCCAACGATGCTGGAGCCAGGGTCAATTCGGAGGGCCAGATGGCAGCGCCACACGTGGACCAGGATGCAGAATATGCAGAAGATACAAACCTGGTCCAGGACAAAGCTATCCAGCTCACCTCTGCAAACCCTGCAATCTCATCAACGCCATACCAGTGCACAGTGTGCCAGTCGGAGTACAACAATTTGCATGGACTTCTGACCCACTATGGCAAAAAGCACCCTGGGATGAAAGTTAAAGCTGCAGATTTTGCACAAGACATAGATATTAACCCAGGAGCTGTGTACAAATGTAGGCATTGCCCGTACATTAATACACGCATTCACGGTGTTCTCACACACTACCAGAAAAGGCACCCCCTGGTGAAGGTCACCGCGGAAGATTTTGTGCACGATGTGGAGCAGCCAAATGACATGAACCAGAATGAGGTGGAGGAGACCAGCAGAATTTTCAAGCAAGGATACGGTGCTTACAGGTGTAAATTGTGCCCTTACACGCACGGCACGTTAGAGAAGCTCAAAATCCATTACGAGAAATACCACAACCAGCCTGAATTTGATGTGTTTGCACAGTCTCCTCCTAAGCTGCCGGCCTCTGTGGAGCCTGAAGTCGTCGCCGAGATTAAGCCCTCTCCAGAAATCTCTCCGGAGGAGATCATTGGAGACGATTCGGTGCCTCCTTCACACTTCTCGAGTTCCCATCTGGTGTCCCACACGGTGTTCCGGTGCCAGCTCTGTAAGTATTTTTGCTCCACCAGGAAAGGGATCGCTAGGCACTACCGGATAAAACACAACAACGTCCGGGCCCAGCCAGAAGGGAAGAACAACCTCTTCAAATGCGCCTTGTGCTCCTACACGAACCCTATCCGTAAAGGCTTGGCTGCGCATTACCAGAAGCGCCATGACATCGATGCCTACTATACCCACTGCTTAGCTGCTTCGAGGACTGTCAGCGATAAGCCCAACAAAGTGATCATCCCATCGCCCCCGAAAGAAGATTCCCCCCAGCTAAGCGAGGAACTGAGGAGGGCAGTGGAGAAGAAGAAGTGCTCTCTCTGCTCCTTTCAGTCCTTCAGTAAAAAGGGAATCGTCTCGCACTACATGAAGCGACACCCAGGCGTGTTCCCCAAAAAGCAGCATGCCAGCAAGCTGGGGGGCTACTTCACCGCCGTGTACGCGGATGAGTATGAGAGGCCGCAGGCTCTGCCGGAGGAGAGGAACGAGTTGGAGAAGCCAGAAGTGGAGGTGGAGGCTCCCGAAATGGAGTGGCTCCCTTTCCGCTGCGTCAAGTGCTTCAAGCTCTCCTTCAGCACGGCCGAGCTGCTGTGCTTGCATTACACCGACCACCACAGCAAGGACCTGAAGAGAGACTTTGCCATACTGGGGAGCGGTCCCCGTTTCCAGAACCCCATCTTCCAGTGCCGGCACTGCGACAGCAAGCTGCATAGCACGGCGGAGCTGACCTCGCACTTGAACAGCCACAACGAGGAATTCCAGAAGCGTGCCAAACGTCAAGAGAGGAGGAAGCAGCTTCTGAGCAAGCAAAAATATGCAGATGGTGCTTTTGTAGATTTCAAACAAGAGAGG